ACGGTCTTTGGCATTTCCCCGCCCCCCCCCAAAGACGCAATCCCATATGTAAAAGTGCAGTTTAACAAACGGTTgtaatacacaaaaaaacaatattacttattgcttttctttttctttttctttttaaataatcctCCACAAATGTTCTTTGTTGTACCCCATGCCTGTGTTGAGTTTCCTCAGgaacacacagcacagtgtcGAGACAAAACGCAGCCCATTGCTGCCACCTGGTGTTGAAAATATGACGCAACAGAAGCCCTTTACAAGACCAGGCGAGTGAGGTAATTCATTCAGGGACACCATTTTGCTGTGCATGCAATAGTACAACAGAAAACTGAGTGGGGGGAGATCATTTTTACACCGCGGCGTTTTGGGCAGATTTAGTAGCGCGGCAGAAATATGGTGGCAGTTAAAGAGTAGTGATAGTAATTAGTTACAGGATTGCAAAGTTCCCTGCGTTTGTATCACATTTTCAAACTGATGTTCCCCTCCCTAACAAGCAGCTAATGGCTTTTACATCATCATGCCGTTTCCTCGGCTCACATCTCGCTGCACTctcacatcacttcctgtgcgccGCGTCTGAACCGTGAAACTGTGatgttcaaataaaagaaagggaaaaacgAGAAGAGAAAGTCGCTCGCTCTGATGTCACCGTTGCCTCATCCGACCACATTTCCCCCCTTTGAAGCCCCGTGCATAACAGACCTTGTTAGCTTTTTTTGATACGAGCGAAATGAATTAGTTAGGAagtttaatctcatttttaGGACAGAATGCTCGGTCCCAAGTGGAGGCCTGAGACGGGACTTCTCTTATTGTGTGGCAACACTTTCATTAGTCTTCATTCATACGATTCCACCACTGATTTTCAATAAACCCTTCACTGCACTcctttgatttgtgtgtttttatagtgttggaaaaacaggaaaaaagagtataatacatgttttttaagCATATTAAAAATGTTCTATATTAGCTTTGGCCATGTTACCCATAAACATCCCTCAcgtattattgtattattaatgCTTCTTTACCGTCACTATTTACCGCACATTTCTTCTCCTGTGTTTTTCGGCAGTAAACTTTATTAAAGTCAGTAAATTAAAGGTATATTAATGCCACAGTTTGTTCCCTGTTGGCTAAAAGGACACAACTCATCCTCCATGCTTACCGCAAAGAAAAACTTTCTTTGTTCTCAGCCAACAGCTCTCATCGCAAATCTTTATCCGCCACCGTGATTTCATCCTCAAGGGCTCATCAGCTCACGGTAGACTCATCAGAATTATCACTCCATGTCCACTTGTCTTTATTATCCAATTTTCCTTTTCTCGCCTCCTTTCTGGCACTCGTCGCCAATCAGTCACCTTGTAAGCTGGTCCTTCACCTTCCGCTGCAAATGTTCCCGGGCTTTGTTCGCGGCTCCTTGGACTCGTCGTCGCCGAGGTGGAAGCGCTTGTAATCAGATTAGCACgcgttcatgtgtgtgtgtgtttacgttaGGCGACACTGAAACTACTCTGTTTTTATTAGAAAACAAGCAATCTGAAGTTTTCTGTGTCCATATAATAACGAAACAGGAAGCTGTTTTGTTCCTCTTTGTTTCAGAAAGTACTCCCaatgaaaaacaaccatttttgAATAGTAGAACAAGAATTTCTCAATTTTTCAGTTATAGTTATGGACAATAAGAACCACTCAGAATGTAAATGTGAGGCGATACTACGCGTGACGTCTCCAGACTGCCAggcactgattggtcagtgtgCCGTCACAACAGTGCccaacaatgctgaactgtagaacAGTTAATCCTAAAagcgtgggttaatctccaacaattaccaaggaaatgtcaatatttaacagaggagtctgtatttagcgacagcgagcagcatcacaaaccctgccactgtatttcagtccagttaaataaaatatttaacgaagtcacggcagtttaatgcagccgtgcagtgatgactccgcccacattgaggactatttgtagtggaaaaccaacctactGTTCCGTGCCGTGATAGGTCGAAGCGAGCTGGGACCACAGTGgaaaagttttatttcttatttgttttgtgtaaagttACGAAACAAGAACTTGAGTAAGTGAAGCCAAaatcaagtaaataaaaaaaggggtttattgtatttttcccACCCCCCCCCTTGCAAGAATACAAAAGATAATTTGTTagatgtttgtgtaaatatgaatatgtacagtatgtattaaTGAatacacaaactaaaacaaataaacattgaacAGAGACAAAAGACGTGGACGAGACAAAGGACACATTAGGCACTGCGGTAAGTACAAAACCGAGACTTTAAATAAGGCACATGACATCGTCTCTGTCCTGCTTTTCTCTAAAGTTATAGTCATACGTTTGTTAAAAACGGACACTTTTGGCTGGTTTTCAGTGAATGTTTTTGAGTACATTGTTAAACGGGATGAAAACGTGGTCTATTTacattatgtacatatatatatatatataatggatGTATAAGGCTGATGAATGTCtccctttttttaatgagtgtTTCTGCTCTATGTGGGAGGCAGaggaacatgttcatgttccgTCGTCGAGTTGAAAAAGAGCAGATGGCGCCGCGAGTTGGGCAGCTTTTAGTCCAAGAACTACACAGGTTATATCCAGGTGGCACTTGACCTGACTTGAATGTGAAGTGGTCAATATTGTATGTCCAGTGCCACGAGGCAGTCTTTTTAAGAGAGAGGGGGCCCCCCATTATAGGTCGCCCCCCCCACTGGAGCTGAAGCTGCTCCGGCGGCTGCTGTCCTTGGACGCGGCTCCGGGGGAACCGGACGACAGGAGCGGGTCGGCGCCGAACGGTGAGAGCGGGTCGTCCATCAGGATCTCGTCCAGCCGGTGCTCCTCCTTGAGCGTGgcgctgaagaagtctgtgaagtGGGACAGTGGGTCGGAGAATGATGTGCAGCCGTCGGTGCCGGTGATGTGATCCTGTGGCCCGGCGGCAGTAGGGATCCTCTGGAGGTAGTCACTGTTGGGGTCCTCCTGGTACAGGGGAGGCTGCTGGACCTGGGGAGGtgactgttgttgctgctgttgttgtttgacgAGGTGGGAGGATAATTCAACTGTCCCCAGGGATGTAGTCATGTTTGGGAGACCATGTGCTCGCGCCTGGATCTCAAGCTCCTGGAAGACAAAAGAAGATAAATCATTAGATCACAATACCTTAAAACTATAGTGTggaacttttaaatgtgtttaaactattgccaaatgagttcacacagtttGGATGGTGCCCATCAGCTCCACTCAGTGAAGTGGTGCTTAGATCTCTTGTTTCGCTGTGACCTTCTCGCACCGCGCACGCGACTCATTTTATCTCAAGACCGATCGCGGCATCGGCAACATTGCGGCCGGTTAGCAAACAGGGTGAAGTATGATtgacgacacacacaaaaaaagtgttacCGCTgctcattcagcagtttgacgggcTAATCTTTAAATGATCTAAATACCAAAAATCGCATGGTGAAACACTGGGATGAACCGCACCTTTTTTCCACATCACCTCacactggggttttttttttgttgggacAATCGGGAGTTGACACACTCCTCTCCCACACGCACACTTTCTTATCACAGCTTATGCGACCGGCGCTAATCACACATCGGTGTCATCGCGGCGCCCAGTTTGACCTTTATTAGCTGTCACTATATCATCAGCAGCTGTGAAGGTTTCCTGGATACCTCCGTCATCTTCGAGGATGATTACATATTTTTGCGTCTCTCCCGTCGCTGTGGTAAAGTTGGAtaaaccacagtgtgtgtgtgcgtgcacaaaTTGTGTAACTATATGCGCTGACGTATTACTGACTATTACTGAGCCTCATCTATTCCTGACACCTAGTTTTATCTCCACTGAAAAAGGGATTAGACCATTGGCTTTATTCGTAGGGTAATTAGCCCAGAGAGCGAGCTAGGTGTAAGGACCTGATGTAAACAACAGTGTGAGTTGGGGGTGGGGCTCGCTCTGGAGGTGGAAATTAGCAGAAGTGAAAAGTGGGGTGAGCCTGGGGTCCTTACCAAACTTTGGTTTAATAAAAACAGGAGAGCTAGATAATGTGGAAACGCGAGTATAATTGGATGATTCACTGGGCCTCTGCGAATGTGAACGCGTGAAGACCTTAGAGAGATAATTGgcctcatgtttgtgttgagaAGGAAGTCGATGAAGTGCACTGTTTTTGTGACGAGGATGTGAAGGCATCACACGTTGGCGTTCCCTCTTTACAGCTAATGAGTACGGCAGAGACAGCAGTCTCTGTTGTTCTTACCTGAAtcctcagcagcagcctccTGTTGGCTTGCTCCAGCTTCTTCTGCCGGCTCTCCAGCTCCCTCGCGTGCTGCTGCTCCTTCTGCAGCCACCTAATGTACTCCACTGAGGCCTTCAGGATGGTGCCTTTGTTCCAGCGCATgtctctgtgaaaaaaaaaatttgttaaAGATAACCTTTTACACAGAAACCCCCTGATGTCGGCGGAATatcctgaaaaaaaagtttcaacaTAGTAGTTTCTACTTCTTTTTATGATGTGAATAAGAAATGGTGATTTACACTGAGCAATTATTCATCTTTGGACATTACATGGCGACACTGAATGGGGGGTTTTAATAGAACAGTTAAGTAGCTCCGTGGAAAGTCCATTCTCGTGCCTCTTTGCTCGGTAAAATTAATCCTTGAGTAAAAATAGGTGTGGTAAAAATGAGCTAAGTAGGAAGACAAGGAGGGGGGGGAATTGAGCATCGGAGTGAAGGTGCAAGAGTGCAAGTCATTCCTTTTGCAGAtcttattgtctttttttttttcttttaaaggacAGTGGTAAAATTGTCCTTTTGCACACAAGTGAGACATCGGCCCGATCGGCGGCTAATAATCTCCTTTATCCCGCGTTAATGGCAAAGTGACAACGCTCACCTCCATTTAAATTTGAGGCAAAGTTTAAGTGCGAAAGATGGCTGATGGATTTCGGCTCACCCCCATTCTCCATCTAACTAACCTGCCGTGACCCAGCAAAAGGCTGtagtgcacaaaaaaaaaaagactgaaatgtGCTTGCGTGCTCATTTGGAATCCAGTATCTTTGTGCTGGGAATTGAATACACCTTCACATGCAGTTGTTTCAATGATATAACAGGAGTGTTTCAACTTACGGGTCGTTCGACTTCGGTATCAGTGTCCCCAACTCCTTTATCCTGTAGTTTATGTtgtatctcctcctcctttcaacTAAACAAATAGAACAAGAAATGATAAGAATATTGTCATAAATGTTTAACACACGTCAAAAAGGAATGAAAATGTCCAGCCGTGTTGCCGGGGTGTAGCACAATAACTTCACTTTCTTGTAAATACAACGCGAGAGAACAAGTGCACATATTATTGCGGCCGTTCGACGAAAACATGTCATTAAccaaaaaagataaaaaccaaaTCTCTATCTCCCTCGAGGCGAGCCGTAACTCATCGTCACATCATAAACTCTGAGGGAGTTGAAAGGCGGCAGGATGACACTCACTCAAGTTGTGGTtgtctttcttctgtctctctttggcCATCACCCTTGTGTCGAGCTCtgtcaaaagagaaaaaaaatcacagaggGGACGAAGTGATTAGCGACGCACACTAATTTAGAAACTGAAAGACAACGGTCACACAATACCaatgcagtcacacacacacacgatcggTTGTTTTGAGACAGTTCAGTGCTGGGGTCGGCCTGAAAGTGGAGCCTCTGTGTGTTAGAGCCTACACCCCAGACACAAGTTTGacctccttacacacacacacacacacacacacgagtgaaaGAGCCCCATTTATACCCTCTATCTATGTCTAACGCTCATTGTGGAGAATTAAAATGGTGAGCACTCTTTAACCACTTAATTAAGACGCTAATGCGTCCCAGGGAAGGACAAAAAATGCCAGTGCATCCATATTTGTATTCACATTCTTCTCAGTCACATCATTTGGGACCTGAGATTGAATTTCCCAATTTGTCTCTGTTGATTCAATCAAGGACAATTTAGACTGTGCAACGGCCCATTGTCCTCTCCGCCCACACTCAGAACCAGTCAACAATTTACTTATTTGCCGGTTGAGAGAGGAGGGCTCTGCAGGCATCCTTTCGATTTCCTAAATCAATTAGCCGCCTTTGCTTGATGCATGACAATAATAAGAAAAGTCTTAAAGGGGCCCTCTGTTTTTTTGCGCCGTGACGAAAAGTCTACACATTTCCGCGGCCTATTAGCGGAGGGAACGACAAGCGGGCCAGTGTTTGTCAAGTGCAGGCCACAAATCACCTTTCATATTTGCCTGACACGTGTAATTTGACTTGATCTTTGCAGGAAAAGACACACAATATGTTGCCATTTATAGTGAACACAAGTGACTTTGTTCCTCCATGCAAAACTTTGATGTTTAGATATTTTGTTGGTGGTGTTGCAGTGAcccaaaaaacaaccacatttcttttaaatctaCAGCAACCTGAGCTTGTGATaatgtattaattattaattggtTAGCTGTGCTATGGTATGGGTTCATACCTGTGTATTCCCTTTTTACAGTGAGCTTTGTGGGGTTAGGTGTGGGACTCATTCCGCCATTAGGGGCGTT
The nucleotide sequence above comes from Solea senegalensis isolate Sse05_10M linkage group LG3, IFAPA_SoseM_1, whole genome shotgun sequence. Encoded proteins:
- the tfec gene encoding transcription factor EC isoform X3, encoding MKDNQALLLHSVTVFICIFGKHSMFGEMNPKLPLGFCTSFQPLFHHLPDFSEVKGELGQDRNCVKQELEETPVQSHLENSKFHLHQSQSQQVKQYLTLASSTGQVHALPHPHAPGQPLATMPIMRTGNMPSVSDSSSPTSPVTLLTMASHDSEVSLSGSMLDLYGGEQGMNAPNGGMSPTPNPTKLTVKREYTELDTRVMAKERQKKDNHNLIERRRRYNINYRIKELGTLIPKSNDPDMRWNKGTILKASVEYIRWLQKEQQHARELESRQKKLEQANRRLLLRIQELEIQARAHGLPNMTTSLGTVELSSHLVKQQQQQQQSPPQVQQPPLYQEDPNSDYLQRIPTAAGPQDHITGTDGCTSFSDPLSHFTDFFSATLKEEHRLDEILMDDPLSPFGADPLLSSGSPGAASKDSSRRSSFSSSGGGDL
- the tfec gene encoding transcription factor EC isoform X5, with translation MSRCCVVKVITLTEIQLLQVQSHLENSKFHLHQSQSQQVKQYLTLASSTGQVHALPHPHAPGQPLATMPIMRTGNMPSVSDSSSPTSPVTLLTMASHDSEFPMDEVIDDLISLESGFNDGGLDCMEPNIIMQSNVSLSGSMLDLYGGEQGMNAPNGGMSPTPNPTKLTVKREYTELDTRVMAKERQKKDNHNLIERRRRYNINYRIKELGTLIPKSNDPDMRWNKGTILKASVEYIRWLQKEQQHARELESRQKKLEQANRRLLLRIQELEIQARAHGLPNMTTSLGTVELSSHLVKQQQQQQQSPPQVQQPPLYQEDPNSDYLQRIPTAAGPQDHITGTDGCTSFSDPLSHFTDFFSATLKEEHRLDEILMDDPLSPFGADPLLSSGSPGAASKDSSRRSSFSSSGGGDL
- the tfec gene encoding transcription factor EC isoform X6 — translated: MKDNQALLLHSVTVFICIFGKHSMFGEMNPKLPLGFCTSFQPLFHHLPDFSEVKGELGQDRNCVKQELEETPVQSHLENSKFHLHQSQSQQVKQYLTLASSTGQVHALPHPHAPGQPLATMPIMRTGNMPSVSDSSSPTSPVTLLTMASHDSEVSLSGSMLDLYGGEQELDTRVMAKERQKKDNHNLIERRRRYNINYRIKELGTLIPKSNDPDMRWNKGTILKASVEYIRWLQKEQQHARELESRQKKLEQANRRLLLRIQELEIQARAHGLPNMTTSLGTVELSSHLVKQQQQQQQSPPQVQQPPLYQEDPNSDYLQRIPTAAGPQDHITGTDGCTSFSDPLSHFTDFFSATLKEEHRLDEILMDDPLSPFGADPLLSSGSPGAASKDSSRRSSFSSSGGGDL
- the tfec gene encoding transcription factor EC isoform X2, producing MKDNQALLLHSVTVFICIFGKHSMFGEMNPKLPLGFCTSFQPLFHHLPDFSEVKGELGQDRNCVKQELEETPVQSHLENSKFHLHQSQSQQVKQYLTLASSTGQVHALPHPHAPGQPLATMPIMRTGNMPSVSDSSSPTSPVTLLTMASHDSEFPMDEVIDDLISLESGFNDGGLDCMEPNIIMQSNVSLSGSMLDLYGGEQELDTRVMAKERQKKDNHNLIERRRRYNINYRIKELGTLIPKSNDPDMRWNKGTILKASVEYIRWLQKEQQHARELESRQKKLEQANRRLLLRIQELEIQARAHGLPNMTTSLGTVELSSHLVKQQQQQQQSPPQVQQPPLYQEDPNSDYLQRIPTAAGPQDHITGTDGCTSFSDPLSHFTDFFSATLKEEHRLDEILMDDPLSPFGADPLLSSGSPGAASKDSSRRSSFSSSGGGDL
- the tfec gene encoding transcription factor EC isoform X1, translated to MKDNQALLLHSVTVFICIFGKHSMFGEMNPKLPLGFCTSFQPLFHHLPDFSEVKGELGQDRNCVKQELEETPVQSHLENSKFHLHQSQSQQVKQYLTLASSTGQVHALPHPHAPGQPLATMPIMRTGNMPSVSDSSSPTSPVTLLTMASHDSEFPMDEVIDDLISLESGFNDGGLDCMEPNIIMQSNVSLSGSMLDLYGGEQGMNAPNGGMSPTPNPTKLTVKREYTELDTRVMAKERQKKDNHNLIERRRRYNINYRIKELGTLIPKSNDPDMRWNKGTILKASVEYIRWLQKEQQHARELESRQKKLEQANRRLLLRIQELEIQARAHGLPNMTTSLGTVELSSHLVKQQQQQQQSPPQVQQPPLYQEDPNSDYLQRIPTAAGPQDHITGTDGCTSFSDPLSHFTDFFSATLKEEHRLDEILMDDPLSPFGADPLLSSGSPGAASKDSSRRSSFSSSGGGDL
- the tfec gene encoding transcription factor EC isoform X4 is translated as MPHLTDCSYYMMRDAARASNVQSHLENSKFHLHQSQSQQVKQYLTLASSTGQVHALPHPHAPGQPLATMPIMRTGNMPSVSDSSSPTSPVTLLTMASHDSEFPMDEVIDDLISLESGFNDGGLDCMEPNIIMQSNVSLSGSMLDLYGGEQGMNAPNGGMSPTPNPTKLTVKREYTELDTRVMAKERQKKDNHNLIERRRRYNINYRIKELGTLIPKSNDPDMRWNKGTILKASVEYIRWLQKEQQHARELESRQKKLEQANRRLLLRIQELEIQARAHGLPNMTTSLGTVELSSHLVKQQQQQQQSPPQVQQPPLYQEDPNSDYLQRIPTAAGPQDHITGTDGCTSFSDPLSHFTDFFSATLKEEHRLDEILMDDPLSPFGADPLLSSGSPGAASKDSSRRSSFSSSGGGDL
- the tfec gene encoding transcription factor EC isoform X7; the encoded protein is MPHLTDCSYYMMRDAARASNVQSHLENSKFHLHQSQSQQVKQYLTLASSTGQVHALPHPHAPGQPLATMPIMRTGNMPSVSDSSSPTSPVTLLTMASHDSEFPMDEVIDDLISLESGFNDGGLDCMEPNIIMQSNVSLSGSMLDLYGGEQELDTRVMAKERQKKDNHNLIERRRRYNINYRIKELGTLIPKSNDPDMRWNKGTILKASVEYIRWLQKEQQHARELESRQKKLEQANRRLLLRIQELEIQARAHGLPNMTTSLGTVELSSHLVKQQQQQQQSPPQVQQPPLYQEDPNSDYLQRIPTAAGPQDHITGTDGCTSFSDPLSHFTDFFSATLKEEHRLDEILMDDPLSPFGADPLLSSGSPGAASKDSSRRSSFSSSGGGDL